From Drosophila santomea strain STO CAGO 1482 chromosome 2R, Prin_Dsan_1.1, whole genome shotgun sequence:
CTTCGCCTGAAATTCAAATTCCCCGCCAAGCGAGCACACTGCGCAACACTCGAGCGCTGCATCCCTGGACTTCCGCCGCATTCCAACACTGCAGGACTGTCAGCTGTCAGTtttcctgtgtgtgtgtgcgcgcgtgagtgtgtgcgtgcacTTAAGAAACTTAAATTCGCgttcttggccaaaaaaccCGGGTTGTTAATAAGTTATAGCGTTTCCCTCGACTGAGAACTTGGCCCCCAGGCAGCCGGGCACGAAAACCGCCCCAGAAACGCGTCCGCCGCAGCCGAGAAGGCCCAAAACGCCAGCGAAACGCGCGCGTTGAGTGTTTTCTGtgtggttttatttttggaatatAAAGCGATCTGATCTGAAAAGTGTGCCGCGGCCGGATTCTAGATATTCAGATTCCCAGCACCCGAAACCCAAACGCAATAATAGACGCGCGCGGTGCCTTGGATCTCTACGGCTCCACGGTGGAGAACTTTTACCTCAGAATGGATCCGACGCGAGGTGACTCGCGGTACAATCTCAACTACTCGATGAGTAGCATCGGGCTGAGCCTGGCGGATCCGGCGGACATGTACGGCAACCCGGCCCTGGGTGCGGGCCGTCCGCCCTCCGGCGGCCTGCTCCAGAACATGGGCGGGGTTCCGCCGATGCAGCGCCCCAATCCCGCGGCAGGAGCACCCCCTGCCCCCCAATGCCAAACGCTCCACAGCCCACAGCACGCctcccagcagcagcagcaacagcagcagcagcagcaacaacagcagcagcagcaacaccagcagcagcagcaacagcagcaacgcGGCCTCAAGCGCTCCGGCAGCGACTGCTACGAGGATCACCACCGCTCCTCCGGCGGCCTCACCCTCCAAGGACTGGACAGCGTGGCCAGCGGTGCCGTCGACGACAGCGTGGACAACTACAACCCGCTGCCCAACAAGAAGTCTCCGCCCGCCAACGGCAAAAAGACAAAGGGACGTGtcaaaatcaaaatggaaTACATCGACAACAAGCTGCGTCGCTACACGACCTTCTCCAAGCGCAAAACGGGCATCATGAAGAAGGTAAGATCGCTGGAGAACGCACCCCTAgccatctccatccccatccccatcgaTATACCCATTCCTGGtaccaatcccaatcccagccACGATTGGCGCTGCAATTGGGATGTCGACATTGGGCCACGTTTCCAGCGCATGtgcaattaataaatgctTCGGGGATTCGGCTGCGACGGAATCCAGAAGTTCCCCCGCAGCTCTGGCATTGTTCTGCCTCCGGAAGGAGCGGGGATTTATTGCCAATTGGCCATCGGCACAGTGGTCGGGATAGCTGGCACTCGGGAGGAGCACTACCTTGGAATATCACTTCAAGTAGCCTCTGATTAGAACTTTGGAGCGAGCGAAGATAATGGACTTACTTATTCTATTTCCAATCAGATATTCAACTCTCTTTTGTGGCCAATACATCAAAAGTTACTTATTAGACCATTACAAGTTCTACTTGGAAATGGTTGGAATCCCAAACAAAATCCTAAATGATTTGATTTGGAACTCCCTAAGTTCTATGTTGTTCAAAGACTCCAGAACCCCAACCACTGTGCTTGCTCATCTCCAGAACGGTAGCCTCCTCTGATCTCctctgcttttggccagaacGCGTCTGTTTGGCCAACTGTTTGGCCGCTTTGGCGGCGTTGTGTAAGCGCGGTAGCCCACGATTCCGCGTTGCCTTTGTTTTCGGCTTcataaaatgttaatttgcCGCCGCAATTGCATTCAAAGGAGGCTCTCCTGCCCACGGAGCGCTCCTCCCCCGCCAGTGCACAATTGATGCGTGCTCCTTGTGGATTCCGGCCCACAAGTCTCGTTGCAACTGGCTGGCCACGTTGCCCCGTTGCTCCGTTGCCTTGGCATTTTCAAATGACCAATTTTCACACGCAAACTTACATAATGGCACTGCATTAGCTCCTGCCGCTTTCCATCGATCTGGGGGCCGCATATGaaatttttcacatttctcaAATAGACTTCCCTGGCCACTTGCCACCAcacttggccaaaaccaagCCCCGATCAAAATCAGACAAAAAGCATCAACATCGCGGCGCTAAATCACGATCTCAGCACGATCTTTGCCCAAGACACAAAATCTTATGAAATATTTGACCCAAGCGGGCCAAAAACTAAGACGTTGCAGCTCTTAAATCTAAAAGGGGATACTTGAGAAAATGCTAAGCTTGATATACTCTAGAATGGCACTAAAATGTGATGCTTAAAATAAAGACTAAAACACATCAATTTAGATTCCTGCAAAGCCGCAAAGTAATTAAGTACGATTCCGTAATTCAAAATGTCTTTGAGGTAATGCATCCACGACTTGATTCCCTTATGAAAGCGCTCAGTACCCGTAGCCAATCTCATTTGGTCCCGAATTGGTGCTGGCTCATCGGTGAGGGTATCCAAAACATTTGACCCCTGGGACGTGGATTCTCGAGTTCTCGGGTTCTCGGGGGCCGAGCTTATGACAGGCGCACGCCCGGGACAAAAGGCCGCTTCCATAATGTGCGTtgcaagtacaaaaaaaatatcgtTTTGGTGACTTTGATGCGGTCCCTCATCGATGTCCAGCCGGCGGACAGTTGACAGGCAGACAATGGGATTTTGGCTTGGCGCTACCAGCGGTAGCAGCAAAAAGCGGTAGCGATCTGCAATCGgccatcccaatcccaatcccaattccaaCCGCAATCCCTACCAGCCAGGCGACCAACAAATTGCGGCCAATGAACTTGGCCCAGAGAGTTGTCGCGCCAACCTGCTGGCATGCTTTCCACTGGCCAATTTTGGTCATTTCGATCTGGCCGAGAGTCGGGGCTTGGATTTGGCGTGGGTGGCGGTGGTCAGAAGGCCAAAAAAGGCGACGAGAGTGAAAAGTGAGCTAATGTCCGTCCAGAAGTGATCTCATTTGCTGGCCAGCCTAATTGCGTGGGCCGCATCATCGATGGATTCGCAGCTTTCGCTTGTGACTTCTGGCTTCTGGCTTCTGCATAATGCACGGCCATCGAACAAGCCATCGACAAGTTCCCAACAATTGGCCATGGCTAAAAGGGCAGCCGGGCGCAAAATGCCGCCAAAAGGTGTTAAATTGAAATCACGAGGcctgggattgggattcgggattggggattgggcCTGGGCTTGGGAATTGTTTGTTTCGGGGCCAGCTTGCAGCACGGAAGCTTAGGCCGCTGCCTCGTCGGCAGATTGTGCCCAGATAAGCCGCAGAAAGCCGGGCCAAGAGGCTCCACGTCGGCTCGCCTTTTGGCCACATGCAACAGCCTGTTGCGCCGTTGCCACATACGGGGGCATGGGGCAACGGGCAACAATCGGCTTCTAACAAATGACTCTCCATCTGGACGAAGCGGTCGCGGTTGCGGTTGCGGTCGCGGTCTCTGGGGCTGCCTTCTTGTCCTGTCAACGCGCTCGTACCCCAATCCTCGCCcgaatccgattccgattccgaatccgagTCGTGTCCTTTTGTCTTTGTTCGAAATTCAAATTGACATGAATTGTTGGCCTGCTCGCGGTGCCCAAGTAGCCCTCCTAGCCACACAATCGACACCTActcagaaccagaaccagaagcagaagcagcatcagaatcagaatccgATTTCGAATCGGAATCAGAACGAGAATAATCGGAATACGATTCAGATTCCGCTTTCGGACCGTGTCAATTGTTTGCATTTACACATGTTACACATAAAATTGGCAGCCAATCGATGTCTGCCAGGCTTTGGGGTTGGGGTAGCCCAATCCAATcgaatccaatccaatccaatgcGATCCTATCCGATGCAATGCGATCCGCGGTATCCACTACCAATACCCAATTCGCATCGCAATCCAGGCAACAATGTGTACAACaatttcattaatattaataaatgttcTCGCAGCGTTTGCTTCTCGGTCGGCCAGTTATTTATGCGCTGTGTTTTTCGACTCACACTCACGGCAGCCAAAGTGGCGGAAAAGTGGCAGAAAAGCAGCCGAAACTGTTTCCAGCCAGACCGACTCGACTTTATCGCTTTTATAGTAATTACGAGCTGTTGATAGGCAGCTTAGGCTACCGTCTAATGTGCAGCAACACGGTCCATGGCCCGGGGGgctatccacatccacagcatGGAGCTCCATCGCGATGCTTTCGTGACTTTCGGGTCTTTTGCGTGGGCGTGCTGGTGGAAAAAGTAGGGAAAGAAGGGCCTGACTTGGCGATTTCTCTGGCATAGTAGTTCGAAATGGGTTGGCTGCGATCTGTCTGGTTTTATTGAAGATTAAAGATGTTTTACAAAACGCACACGATTGCTTACTTGACGCCATGCAGTAAAATGGGTGACTAGGTAGTTAAGTAGTGCAACATTATAGTTATGGTAATATATGCCACTTTCATCCGCCTTACTTTTAGTCAGAAGTGAAACAGCTTTAAGTACGGAATACTGTAGTCCAACCTCTAGTTTAAGTGGCCAGCTTAGTCCGCCCAACTCACGCCGCCATCTCTGGTAATTTAAAGTCCGGCACATTGGGGATACCGCTTAACGCGCCTTATCGCTGCAACATAATCGCATAGTTTGGTGGGGAAATTTATGTGCCGCTCGGGCAACAGGCACACACGCTTCTCCAGTTCAATCCGCAGATACGCGATACGCGATCGAGATAGCATCGAGTACTTACCACGATCCTCTGCTCTCCCTCCACTTTCAGGCCTACGAGCTGTCCACGCTGACCGGGACGCAGgtgatgctgctggtggccAGCGAGACGGGCCACGTGTACACATTTGCCACGCGCAAGCTGCAGCCGATGATCACCTCGGAGGCGGGCAAGCAGCTCATCCAGACCTGCCTCAACTCGCCGGATCCGCCCAGCGTGGGCGGCGGCGACCAGCGGATGTCGGCCACCGGGTTCGAGGAGACGGAGCTCAGCTACAACATCGCCGACGAGGACTCGAAAGTAAGACAATTGATATACGGTCACCACGGGCACGCTCATCTGGGTCACCCGCCGGCGCCGCCCTCGCACTACAGCCTCGAGCAGAGCCTGATGCAGTCGGGCTACAGTGGCGGCCAGGCCTCGCCGCTTTCCCACGCCCAGTACGGCGGACACGGGCACCACGCCCACGTGCCGCACGTGCCGCCGCCGCACTCGACGCACTCGCACATGTCCCACACGCATGCGCAGCGCTAGGTGATTCTGGCTAGGATTCCTAGGCAATATCCGGGACTTGGTTTAGTGCGGTGAGAGCGGAGGCTACAGCTTTCTTCATCAGTTCCTCTAAGATAGGCTTCTAGGATGCTATGGTCCACCGGGCTTTGTATTCTGGCGCTTACTTTACAAAAGTTAAATGATTGTAAAGTAACTGCTAGCTTACGAAGTTCGTTTTTACCACTCCAAAATGACTCCCTTTTGAAAATCTCGACGTTTTCCCGGTTTTCCCGCACTAAAACCAAGCCCGTTTAGTTAGACAGCTCATAGACAGTTCATATGTTTAGCAGATCCAAAGTGCAGCAAATGGCTTGATCGAACTTCGATACTTCGTACTTCGTATTTCGTGTTTCGGATCCATGGCCAATACGATCTCGCCGCTCGTTTTGTTCTTGTTTACCGCAGATAGCagtgttttgtgtttattaatgtgtatttacatttacatttacatttacatttacattttttgtatacTAGTCAAGACTCTACTTAAAGGCGACTGTGCCATAGCAAGCTACAGCCCCTCCCAGTACATCGTACACCCCATAGACCCAATATACCCAATAGACCCAGTGCCCCCAGCTGCAGCTTCCAACCCAGTGCCATTCTACCGAACCACGAGACCACTAGACCAGTAGACCACTAGAAACACATCGAGACACAGCCGAGACTGCTTAGTTAGTCCTTAAAGTTAAGCCATAAGTGCAATACCACACACAACTTAGCAGGAGCAGGATACTTTCCGCAAGGATTTGCTGTACAGAGTCTAGAGAGTAAACAGCTACTGTGCGTTTACGAAACTTACACTTAGTTTAAACAAGTTGATAGCAAataatacgagtatatgtactatatgttAAAGCAATGTCGAAGGCGCCGGCGGCCGATTTCCTGAGTGTGAGTGAAagcgtgtgagtgtgagtgtgagtgaaagtgtgtgcgtgagtgtgaTGAGCGTGCTCCGTAGAGTTAAGCGTACTTTCCAGATGCGTTAGCCTAATGTTAGTTGTATTACCGCGCTATAGTTATGTTTATCCGATCGATCCGATTGGCTTTTATTGACCCCTACTAACTGGAGTGTTGCATGAAGAATGGCTCTTAATCGCTCAGAAAGAACTAAGTTGCAACATGGCCACTTACTACTCACATTTGAGCTGTTTGCTTTTCGCCTTTctactaatatttattgtaCCTATACTTAAACCTAAATACCAAATTAAAACAGCTCAAAGCAAGTTCTCTCATATCccttttttattgtatttataacTTTATGTTTACTGCGTTAGTGAAAATACTCAACAACACgtaatttaaaaaacgaaacacacGTTTCTGTCAAACAGAAAGCCGagtaatttcttaaatactagttaaatttattatttaattgatcGTGCAATGCGCcgaagcaaagcaaagcaagcGACGTAAATCGGATAACCCTAAAGCAATTTACCCAGTAAGCCTAAGCCATCAACATATGTTTAAAGACACCACAAAATAGTATCTACATACcagaaacataaatatatatattatttagcGCAATATTAcgaaataataaacataaaacgAACAAAACACCAAACCTCTGCGGTTCCCCAACACATTTCCAGCTGCTTCAAGAGCAAGGTTAAGAGCACCGCGATAAGACCGAACCTACCACCAACCTacccagttgccagttgccagttgccagttacCTGCCCACATCTCATCTAGCATCTATCTAGTAATAATCCAATCCCACTGGCGAGTGGGTCGTCGGCTCTCCATGAATGAATTCGTAACTGAATTTCTGTTCGCTTCGCTTTTCCTTCGATGTTGCAAACACATAGCTTCCGCTTTGTGGCTTCCAATAACAGAGTTTCGGCTGCGGGGGCTCTGTGACGTCATGACAGGCAAACCATGCTGGCGACGAGTTCATAAATCGATCAGAGCCACCACCACTGGCTCGTCATGCACCACCGGCCAAGTCAGTCAGTCCGCCGCAGTTCCCTCGCTTTCCTCTCCGCTTGGCATGCAAATCGCGTTTCTGGCTCGTACTTTTCAATGCCAAAAGCTTGGCGTAGGCCCCACTGGCCTCTTGGCTG
This genomic window contains:
- the LOC120444936 gene encoding serum response factor homolog → MDPTRGDSRYNLNYSMSSIGLSLADPADMYGNPALGAGRPPSGGLLQNMGGVPPMQRPNPAAGAPPAPQCQTLHSPQHASQQQQQQQQQQQQQQQQQHQQQQQQQQRGLKRSGSDCYEDHHRSSGGLTLQGLDSVASGAVDDSVDNYNPLPNKKSPPANGKKTKGRVKIKMEYIDNKLRRYTTFSKRKTGIMKKAYELSTLTGTQVMLLVASETGHVYTFATRKLQPMITSEAGKQLIQTCLNSPDPPSVGGGDQRMSATGFEETELSYNIADEDSKDDRSPTSSGNESDDSSDVEMPLEAAEVATKLPASKTEVSAPPAASCSAATASSGPKTMPALNYQTETNSGPSTSTAAGGAASADSKYVYSAASIANIPQKMLRQLIQSGHLQVHAEEDGNQYVTIPLSSTAANLIKSNKLTASGSGAPGSGTPVKNDASASADKPLTIKQEFD